A stretch of Ferribacterium limneticum DNA encodes these proteins:
- a CDS encoding CopG family antitoxin, with amino-acid sequence MDTLNPFGTDYLDDPSWLDTTMPEMPALSPEEEAMLVLVQKAAQKLVAEKASQQPSRRKKEDPASSPSQKITIRLPKYLLDLLRGKAAQFGMPYQTYIKTILQAHP; translated from the coding sequence ATGGACACACTGAACCCGTTTGGCACGGACTATCTGGACGACCCAAGTTGGCTGGATACAACCATGCCGGAAATGCCAGCACTTAGCCCTGAAGAGGAAGCAATGCTCGTCCTCGTACAGAAGGCAGCACAGAAACTGGTGGCAGAGAAGGCAAGTCAGCAGCCATCACGCCGGAAAAAGGAAGACCCGGCCAGCAGCCCGTCGCAGAAAATTACGATACGACTACCGAAATACTTGCTCGATCTGCTACGGGGCAAGGCTGCGCAATTTGGGATGCCTTATCAGACCTACATAAAAACAATACTTCAAGCGCACCCTTGA
- a CDS encoding energy transducer TonB: protein MTAGLRPSLPPPSEWRHSGRYFLIAIALHLAALGYPLTLALDRPEARPLSPLMAKLVENVSAPQLTPPAMPQKPTEQRTPRREKSVSQPRPLLAMPAQQASAPSAFTVPEPLVASPATPPAPPSSAPQIAVITSARFDAAYLHNPHPEYPPLSRRLGEEGKVLLKVRVTPEGRPAAVDLEKSSNFDRLDEAARQAVARWRFIPAKRGDEPIEASVIVPIVFRLDS from the coding sequence ATGACTGCCGGTCTCCGCCCCTCCCTGCCCCCCCCATCGGAATGGCGGCATAGCGGTCGTTACTTCCTGATCGCCATCGCCTTACACCTCGCAGCCCTCGGTTACCCGCTGACCCTGGCCCTCGACAGGCCCGAAGCCAGGCCGCTGAGTCCCCTCATGGCCAAGCTGGTGGAAAACGTATCCGCGCCTCAGTTGACGCCGCCGGCAATGCCGCAAAAGCCGACCGAACAACGAACGCCGCGCCGGGAAAAATCGGTGTCGCAACCGCGTCCGCTCCTCGCGATGCCAGCCCAGCAAGCAAGCGCCCCGTCGGCCTTCACGGTGCCTGAACCGCTCGTGGCCTCTCCGGCCACGCCACCCGCGCCACCCAGCAGCGCACCGCAAATCGCTGTCATCACCAGCGCTCGCTTCGATGCCGCCTACCTGCACAATCCACACCCCGAGTACCCGCCGCTTTCCCGCCGTCTTGGCGAAGAAGGCAAGGTGCTGCTCAAGGTGCGGGTAACGCCGGAAGGCCGACCGGCCGCGGTCGACCTCGAAAAAAGCAGCAATTTCGACCGACTGGACGAGGCCGCCCGGCAAGCCGTGGCCCGCTGGCGCTTCATCCCGGCCAAGCGCGGCGACGAGCCAATTGAGGCCTCGGTCATCGTGCCCATCGTGTTCAGGCTGGATAGTTAG
- a CDS encoding alpha/beta hydrolase, whose product MSDFINTDNLLNQVLSLPAQSQLEYLKAQLALINDPFEREKVETLVVLAFTLGQSNTSQNQIVILIHGIRTNAAWQERVAQELSQTSNIKVFPVGYGYFDAIRFWFPFYFRNKPIERVLREIRGIVAANRTAKIAVVAHSFGTYIVSRILAEQPDIIINRLLLCGSIINDEYRWDLLPKIPPSVLNDVGTDDLWPVAAKVSTWGFGSSGTFGFKTYNVQDRFHKLGHSDFFSLNHIRQYWLPYILSGQIVKSSWGAERPPASTAVSVLSIAPVKTLASIIVAAIGYGGFILYRFAFN is encoded by the coding sequence ATGAGCGATTTTATAAATACTGACAATCTACTTAATCAAGTTCTGTCTTTGCCAGCACAGAGCCAATTGGAATATCTCAAAGCCCAACTTGCTCTGATTAATGATCCCTTCGAACGCGAGAAAGTTGAAACGCTAGTTGTACTGGCCTTCACGCTTGGGCAAAGTAACACGTCGCAAAACCAGATCGTTATCCTAATTCATGGGATTAGAACAAACGCTGCATGGCAAGAGCGAGTTGCACAAGAGCTTAGTCAAACCAGCAACATTAAAGTATTCCCAGTAGGCTATGGATATTTTGATGCAATCAGATTTTGGTTTCCGTTTTACTTTCGAAACAAACCCATTGAGCGAGTTCTACGAGAAATTCGCGGCATTGTTGCCGCGAATAGAACGGCAAAGATTGCGGTAGTTGCTCATAGCTTTGGGACATATATAGTTTCACGTATCCTTGCAGAACAACCTGACATAATAATCAATCGTCTATTGTTATGTGGATCGATAATCAACGATGAATACCGTTGGGATTTGTTGCCCAAAATACCACCTTCCGTGCTTAATGATGTAGGTACAGACGATTTGTGGCCTGTAGCTGCAAAAGTATCAACTTGGGGATTTGGCTCTAGTGGAACATTCGGATTCAAAACCTACAATGTCCAAGACCGTTTTCACAAACTTGGACACAGTGACTTTTTCTCCCTAAACCATATTCGACAATATTGGCTACCTTACATTCTTTCTGGGCAAATTGTTAAGTCATCATGGGGTGCAGAAAGACCACCAGCATCTACAGCGGTTTCAGTTCTTTCTATTGCACCAGTAAAAACCTTAGCGTCAATAATAGTGGCTGCAATTGGATACGGAGGCTTCATACTGTATCGCTTCGCCTTCAACTAA
- a CDS encoding helix-turn-helix domain-containing protein, protein MRQLRKVTGLSQEAFADKCGFARSYMSRVERGGANPSLDAIQIIADGLGVPVVCLFEQPEAF, encoded by the coding sequence GTGCGGCAGCTACGGAAGGTAACCGGGCTTTCGCAGGAGGCGTTCGCCGACAAGTGTGGTTTTGCCCGAAGCTACATGAGCCGCGTCGAGCGAGGTGGTGCAAACCCGTCTCTAGATGCTATCCAGATAATTGCTGATGGTCTCGGGGTTCCTGTGGTTTGCCTGTTCGAGCAGCCGGAAGCGTTTTAA
- a CDS encoding energy transducer TonB: MDQERVVTALVLPPLDCRERAPSAGERVVNAAIVVLLHVLLAYAMLYVSVRNELIELPSSISARLLPMIEEKKEPAKPLPPLPKPVPVRKPPVIQPQPVLAVASPAATSSFTVAPQPPAPPPQPVVAPPAPAPVAVVAARFDADYLHNPKPVYPALSRRMSEEGKVLLKVRVSAQGTALDVAISKSSGFPRLDAAAVEAVTRWRFVPARRGDEPVDSSVVVPITFALE, from the coding sequence ATGGATCAAGAACGCGTCGTGACTGCGCTTGTTTTGCCACCGCTGGATTGCCGGGAAAGAGCGCCATCGGCCGGCGAGCGTGTCGTCAATGCGGCTATCGTCGTTTTGCTCCATGTCCTTCTGGCCTACGCCATGCTGTACGTTTCGGTCAGAAATGAGTTGATTGAGTTGCCTTCGAGCATCAGTGCGCGCCTGCTGCCGATGATCGAAGAAAAGAAAGAGCCGGCCAAGCCACTACCGCCGCTACCCAAGCCGGTGCCGGTTCGCAAGCCGCCGGTCATTCAGCCGCAACCCGTTCTTGCCGTGGCCAGCCCGGCAGCGACGAGCAGTTTCACCGTCGCGCCGCAGCCGCCGGCACCGCCACCCCAGCCGGTCGTGGCGCCGCCAGCACCGGCTCCAGTGGCCGTGGTGGCCGCCCGTTTCGATGCCGATTACCTGCACAACCCGAAGCCGGTTTACCCGGCGCTTTCCCGACGCATGAGCGAGGAGGGCAAGGTCTTGCTGAAAGTCCGTGTCAGCGCGCAGGGGACGGCGCTCGATGTGGCGATTTCAAAATCGAGCGGCTTCCCGCGGCTCGATGCAGCGGCCGTCGAAGCCGTGACCCGCTGGCGCTTCGTGCCGGCGCGGCGCGGCGACGAGCCGGTTGATTCTTCGGTGGTCGTGCCGATCACCTTTGCGCTTGAGTAG
- a CDS encoding recombinase family protein, translating into MKPVVIYRRVSTSEQGRSGLGLEGQAATLARFCESEGFEVAAEFQDVASGKLPVEARPGLACALEKARKLRCPVIVAKLDRLSRDVAFISGLMARGVPFIVAELGVDTDPFILHLFAALSEKERRMIGERTKAALRVKKEAGALLGNRTNLADARVKAGEAKTASARAFADRVRPEIERMQAGGESLNKIAARLNAMSVPTSRNGAWTAKAVSRVLTA; encoded by the coding sequence ATGAAGCCAGTCGTCATTTACCGCCGCGTATCAACCAGCGAACAGGGGAGGAGCGGCTTGGGTCTGGAAGGTCAGGCCGCGACGCTGGCCCGCTTCTGCGAGTCCGAAGGTTTCGAGGTTGCTGCCGAGTTTCAGGATGTTGCCAGCGGCAAGCTGCCGGTTGAAGCCCGCCCCGGTCTTGCATGCGCACTGGAGAAGGCACGTAAGCTGCGCTGCCCGGTGATCGTAGCCAAGCTGGATCGCCTGTCCCGTGACGTAGCGTTTATCTCTGGCCTGATGGCACGTGGCGTGCCCTTCATCGTCGCGGAGCTTGGCGTCGATACCGACCCGTTTATCCTGCACCTGTTCGCGGCCCTGAGTGAGAAAGAGCGCCGCATGATCGGAGAACGGACAAAAGCTGCACTACGGGTCAAAAAAGAAGCCGGGGCATTGCTCGGCAACCGGACGAACCTTGCCGATGCACGCGTCAAGGCTGGCGAAGCCAAGACAGCCTCAGCCCGTGCTTTCGCTGATCGTGTTCGCCCTGAGATTGAGAGGATGCAGGCCGGTGGCGAGAGCTTGAATAAGATCGCCGCCCGCCTTAACGCAATGAGCGTTCCGACTTCTCGCAACGGCGCATGGACGGCAAAAGCAGTAAGCCGGGTGCTTACGGCCTAA